The following coding sequences lie in one Halorussus halophilus genomic window:
- a CDS encoding PadR family transcriptional regulator, protein MYDLTGFQRDLLYVIAGLDEPHGLAIKDELESYYEKEIHHGRLYPNLDTLVDKGFVEKGQRDRRTNYYTLTRRGTREIEARREWEGQYLDSESEQVTA, encoded by the coding sequence ATGTACGACTTGACCGGTTTCCAACGCGACCTGCTGTACGTCATCGCGGGGCTCGACGAACCGCACGGCCTCGCCATCAAAGACGAACTCGAATCGTACTACGAAAAAGAGATTCACCACGGCCGACTGTACCCGAATCTCGACACCTTGGTGGACAAGGGGTTCGTCGAGAAGGGTCAGCGCGACCGACGTACCAACTACTACACGCTGACCAGACGCGGCACCCGCGAGATAGAAGCCCGACGGGAGTGGGAGGGACAGTACCTCGACTCGGAGTCCGAACAGGTCACTGCCTGA
- a CDS encoding S41 family peptidase: MSDPTQSQDTDSETFDRDALAEDARTLVERIEAIHPEPYVGYESRVELHARLERLVRDLPDTATAEEFYRRAAPLVAGLEDAHSKLSPPESDSTAETDEDSRLPLSFRVVGDRLYVESVFDDSLEDLLGARLLAVEGTPVEQLADRTAELVGVENRYYALSRTGKLIREPTSLTRLLDRSEPQGEPTVRVRCDGEERSVTPSLVAADAEPMAELERSFSHPSGTGPQYRLYEGGDAAVFVPSDLQGYRESFEVALDRSVEWIEELAPEAYERHVGGDAPEDLSETVQALPSMVEVLTELADETAEDETETLILDLRDNPGGDSQFVFHVAYFLDGWEGVARVLDQTKSLKRRTQPHRERYGVDDERGTTDDNRADYDFGGFLDCVGGDADDLSETKRLLTLSETFADVVEDGRYESSLDPDRVVVAVSADTMSSGFAGAAQLTSLGAEVVGVPSGQAPLSYGEAVEETLPNTELTASIAGSMYHWVDDPDPNVLQLDRELTPELFDRYDEAADAGLRLAFDYAGVTDGRPPEPTDSDS, from the coding sequence GTGAGCGACCCTACGCAATCGCAAGACACGGATTCGGAGACGTTCGACCGCGACGCGCTCGCAGAAGACGCGCGGACGTTGGTCGAGCGAATCGAGGCGATTCACCCGGAACCGTACGTCGGGTACGAGAGTCGAGTCGAACTCCACGCGCGACTCGAACGTCTCGTCCGTGACTTGCCCGACACTGCGACCGCCGAGGAGTTCTACCGGCGGGCCGCGCCGCTGGTCGCCGGACTCGAAGACGCCCACTCCAAACTCTCACCACCCGAGTCCGATTCGACGGCGGAGACCGACGAGGACTCTCGATTACCGCTGTCGTTCCGTGTCGTCGGCGACCGGTTGTACGTGGAGTCGGTCTTCGACGACTCGCTCGAAGACCTCCTCGGTGCGCGACTCCTCGCCGTCGAAGGGACGCCGGTCGAACAGTTGGCCGACCGTACTGCAGAACTCGTCGGCGTCGAGAACAGATACTACGCCCTCTCCCGTACCGGGAAACTGATTCGAGAGCCGACTTCGTTGACTCGACTGCTCGACCGGTCGGAACCGCAAGGGGAACCGACCGTGCGGGTTCGATGCGATGGCGAGGAGCGGTCAGTGACACCGAGTCTGGTCGCCGCCGACGCAGAACCGATGGCGGAACTCGAACGGTCGTTCTCGCACCCTTCCGGAACTGGCCCACAGTATCGACTCTACGAGGGTGGCGACGCCGCCGTGTTCGTGCCGAGCGACTTGCAGGGGTACCGAGAGAGCTTCGAAGTTGCGCTGGACCGCAGTGTGGAGTGGATAGAAGAACTCGCACCCGAGGCCTACGAGCGTCACGTCGGCGGTGACGCTCCCGAGGACCTGTCCGAGACGGTCCAAGCGCTCCCTTCGATGGTCGAAGTACTGACCGAACTGGCCGACGAAACAGCCGAAGACGAAACGGAGACGCTGATACTCGACCTTCGAGACAATCCCGGCGGCGACTCGCAGTTCGTGTTCCACGTCGCGTACTTCCTCGATGGTTGGGAGGGTGTCGCTCGCGTCCTCGACCAGACGAAGTCGTTGAAGCGGCGGACCCAACCCCACCGCGAGCGCTACGGGGTGGACGACGAACGCGGGACCACCGACGACAACCGCGCCGACTACGACTTCGGCGGCTTCTTGGACTGCGTCGGCGGCGACGCAGACGACCTAAGCGAGACTAAGCGACTCCTCACGCTCTCCGAGACGTTTGCGGACGTGGTCGAAGACGGTCGCTACGAGAGTTCGCTGGACCCCGACCGCGTCGTCGTCGCGGTGTCTGCGGATACGATGAGTTCAGGGTTCGCGGGAGCGGCACAACTCACCAGTCTCGGAGCAGAAGTCGTCGGCGTTCCCTCCGGACAAGCACCGCTGTCGTACGGCGAAGCCGTCGAGGAGACGCTTCCCAATACGGAACTCACCGCAAGCATCGCCGGTTCGATGTATCACTGGGTCGACGACCCTGACCCGAACGTCCTCCAATTGGATCGGGAGTTGACGCCCGAGTTGTTCGACCGCTATGACGAAGCGGCCGACGCTGGCCTTCGGTTGGCGTTCGACTACGCGGGTGTCACGGACGGACGCCCACCTGAGCCGACTGACTCCGATTCGTAA
- a CDS encoding HpcH/HpaI aldolase family protein, with amino-acid sequence MTTLKRRLDDGDSVVGQWLAIGHPTVAERCAPHADFVVVDTEHTPTTLESVTNVVRAAEATAGETASLARVADNDPVRIKRVLDTGVSGVLVPMVESAEQAREAVEAVRYPPDGVRGIAGSRANEYGDAIDAAVESAGTELTTIVQIETERAVDTAAEIAAVEGVDALLVGPADLSGNLGVFGEHESEVFTQAIESVLAGASDAGTPVGTLATDDAEIQLWADYGFDFQIVGTDIGYLGAGAEQAKETYEDVMR; translated from the coding sequence ATGACTACTCTCAAGCGCCGACTCGACGACGGCGACTCGGTCGTCGGCCAGTGGCTCGCAATCGGCCATCCGACGGTCGCGGAACGCTGTGCGCCACACGCCGACTTCGTGGTCGTAGACACCGAACACACGCCGACGACTCTGGAGTCTGTCACCAACGTCGTCCGCGCTGCCGAAGCGACGGCTGGAGAGACAGCATCGCTCGCTCGCGTCGCGGACAACGACCCGGTGCGAATCAAGCGGGTACTGGACACCGGCGTTTCCGGTGTTTTAGTACCGATGGTCGAGAGCGCCGAACAAGCACGTGAAGCGGTCGAAGCAGTCCGCTACCCGCCGGATGGCGTCCGAGGCATAGCCGGGTCGCGAGCTAACGAGTACGGAGACGCCATCGACGCCGCAGTCGAGTCTGCCGGGACCGAACTCACGACTATCGTCCAAATCGAAACCGAGCGCGCAGTCGATACCGCCGCCGAAATCGCCGCCGTGGAGGGCGTCGATGCACTCCTCGTCGGCCCGGCCGACCTCTCCGGAAACCTCGGTGTGTTCGGCGAGCACGAGTCCGAGGTGTTCACGCAAGCCATCGAGTCGGTGCTGGCCGGAGCGAGTGACGCCGGGACCCCGGTGGGCACGCTGGCGACCGACGACGCGGAAATCCAGTTGTGGGCCGACTACGGCTTCGACTTCCAAATCGTCGGCACTGACATCGGCTACCTCGGGGCGGGGGCTGAGCAGGCCAAAGAAACGTACGAGGACGTGATGCGATGA
- a CDS encoding FAD-binding and (Fe-S)-binding domain-containing protein: MSSPPADTPTESSTGNADRPQRADVSAGLESALRSACDGDVRFDEYTRVLYATDGSIYQATPAGVVFPRDADDVQAALEVAAEHDADILPRGAGSSLAGQTVGEDCVVLDCSRHMDAVLDTDPEAKRVTVQPGVVQDHLDAHLAQWDLKFAPDPASSNRATIGGGIGNNSTGAHSVRYGITDAYVEECDAILADGTRIHAREIELDGPEWEEIVSKDDREADLYRTVRALVEDNADEIEARYPKLKRSVSGYNLHEVVYSGENESVDGNGSATANEDDAEYVNLAKLFVGAEGTLGVVVSATLSLVSLPEQTAVALYCFSDLVDAMEAVPEALEFDPSAVELMDEEVFRLARESSEYAKYAGPIPESATAALMLEFDSELHGDLEAAVAQTYRHFVHDGVAFDSIEAYHEDSQADLWKLRKAAIPLLMSMDGDPKPYPFIEDATVPPDELAEYVQGFEGILEAHDTSAAYFAHAGSGTLHVRPILNLKEGEGVEKMQSIAEDVTSLVLDHHGSFSGEHGDGLARTQFNPKMYGPQLWAAFKQLKTTFDPDWRMNPGKVVFRDDDPTDMRENLRYGPDYASLEPATVQDFSEEGSFSHLVELCNGCGTCRQTDSDVMCPSYRATKEEVATTRGRANLLRAAISGELPPEELYTERFQEEVLDLCLGCKGCQSDCPTGVDLAKLKAEVKHQYHERAGASVRSRLFAEFDRLAKVGSTLAPVSNRLLNLPGSSFVAQKLGISPERDLPTFASRSFESWFDARGGPQIPREEAAAEVLLVPDSFTNYVSPEVGHAAVAVLEAAQVHVRVPDAEPSGRPAYSEGFLDDARERAEANVAQFAPHVRDGWSVVYLEPSDAAMVQDEYRDLCPGEEANVLAANAYGVCEYLNATGADDRIEFEPTDERVAYHGHCNQKALGTAGHATAVLDRAGYDVAALDSGCCGMAGSFGYHDEHYDLSQDIADILREQISEADADSVVAPGGSCRSQLSEQSPTHPIEKLAALVR; this comes from the coding sequence ATGTCTTCCCCTCCCGCCGACACTCCAACCGAGTCCTCCACCGGGAACGCTGACCGACCGCAGCGGGCCGACGTTTCGGCCGGTCTCGAATCGGCGCTTCGTTCGGCCTGCGACGGCGATGTCCGCTTCGACGAGTACACGCGAGTCCTCTACGCGACGGACGGGAGCATCTATCAGGCGACGCCAGCGGGCGTCGTCTTCCCCAGGGACGCAGACGACGTACAGGCCGCGCTCGAAGTCGCGGCCGAACACGACGCCGACATTCTGCCGCGCGGCGCAGGGTCGTCGCTCGCCGGGCAGACCGTCGGTGAGGACTGCGTCGTCCTCGACTGCTCGCGTCACATGGACGCGGTTCTCGACACCGACCCCGAGGCGAAGCGCGTGACAGTCCAACCGGGCGTCGTGCAGGACCACCTCGACGCACACCTCGCCCAGTGGGACCTCAAGTTCGCACCCGACCCTGCCTCTTCGAATCGCGCGACGATAGGCGGCGGCATCGGCAACAACTCGACTGGGGCCCACTCGGTTCGCTACGGTATCACCGACGCCTACGTCGAAGAGTGCGATGCGATTCTGGCCGACGGCACGCGAATTCACGCCCGGGAGATAGAACTCGACGGGCCGGAATGGGAGGAAATCGTCTCGAAGGACGACCGAGAGGCCGACCTGTATCGCACTGTCCGAGCACTGGTTGAGGACAACGCCGACGAAATCGAAGCGCGGTATCCGAAACTCAAGCGGTCGGTGAGCGGCTACAATCTTCACGAAGTTGTTTACAGTGGCGAAAACGAGAGCGTGGACGGGAACGGTAGCGCAACCGCAAACGAAGACGATGCCGAATACGTCAATCTCGCCAAACTGTTCGTCGGCGCGGAGGGAACCCTCGGCGTCGTCGTCTCGGCGACGCTCTCGCTCGTGTCGCTTCCCGAGCAAACCGCAGTCGCGCTGTACTGCTTTTCGGACCTCGTGGACGCGATGGAGGCGGTCCCCGAGGCGCTCGAATTCGACCCGAGTGCGGTGGAGTTGATGGACGAGGAGGTGTTTCGCCTCGCCCGAGAGTCGTCGGAGTACGCGAAATACGCCGGGCCGATTCCCGAGTCGGCGACGGCCGCGCTCATGTTGGAGTTCGACTCGGAGTTACACGGCGACCTCGAAGCGGCAGTCGCCCAGACCTACAGACACTTCGTCCACGACGGCGTGGCCTTCGACAGTATCGAAGCGTACCACGAGGACTCACAGGCCGACCTCTGGAAGCTTCGGAAAGCCGCGATTCCGCTCCTGATGAGCATGGACGGTGACCCGAAGCCGTACCCGTTCATCGAAGACGCGACGGTGCCGCCCGACGAACTGGCCGAGTACGTACAGGGCTTCGAAGGGATTTTGGAAGCCCACGACACCTCCGCTGCGTACTTCGCCCACGCCGGAAGCGGTACGCTCCACGTCCGGCCGATTCTAAACCTAAAAGAGGGAGAGGGCGTCGAGAAGATGCAGTCCATCGCCGAGGACGTGACTTCGCTCGTGCTGGACCACCACGGCTCGTTTTCGGGCGAACACGGCGACGGACTAGCGCGCACGCAGTTCAATCCGAAGATGTACGGGCCACAACTCTGGGCGGCGTTCAAGCAACTCAAGACGACGTTCGACCCCGACTGGCGCATGAACCCCGGCAAGGTAGTCTTCCGGGACGACGACCCGACCGACATGCGCGAGAACCTGCGCTACGGCCCCGACTACGCCTCGCTCGAACCGGCGACGGTGCAGGATTTCTCAGAAGAGGGTAGTTTCTCGCACCTCGTCGAATTATGCAACGGCTGTGGCACCTGCCGCCAGACGGACTCGGACGTGATGTGTCCCTCCTATCGCGCGACGAAGGAGGAGGTGGCGACGACTCGCGGCCGGGCGAATCTCCTGCGAGCGGCTATCAGCGGCGAACTCCCGCCGGAAGAACTGTACACCGAGCGCTTCCAAGAGGAGGTTCTGGACCTCTGTCTGGGCTGTAAGGGCTGTCAGAGCGACTGCCCGACCGGCGTCGATTTGGCGAAGCTCAAAGCCGAGGTCAAACACCAGTACCACGAGCGAGCGGGCGCGAGCGTTCGGTCGCGGCTCTTCGCGGAGTTCGACCGCCTCGCCAAAGTCGGGAGTACGCTGGCACCCGTCTCGAATCGCCTCCTGAACTTGCCGGGGTCGTCCTTTGTCGCCCAGAAACTCGGCATCTCGCCCGAACGCGACCTCCCGACGTTCGCCAGTCGGTCGTTCGAGTCGTGGTTCGATGCGCGCGGAGGGCCACAAATCCCTCGCGAGGAAGCCGCCGCCGAAGTCCTTCTGGTCCCCGACAGCTTCACCAACTACGTCTCTCCGGAGGTCGGCCACGCCGCCGTCGCTGTGTTGGAAGCCGCGCAGGTCCACGTTCGCGTGCCCGACGCCGAGCCGTCGGGCCGTCCGGCGTACTCCGAAGGCTTCCTCGACGACGCCCGCGAGCGCGCCGAGGCGAACGTCGCGCAGTTCGCGCCTCACGTGAGAGATGGGTGGTCGGTCGTCTACCTCGAACCCTCGGACGCTGCGATGGTACAGGACGAGTACCGTGACCTCTGTCCTGGCGAGGAGGCGAACGTGCTAGCCGCGAACGCCTACGGCGTCTGTGAGTATCTGAACGCAACGGGGGCCGACGACCGAATCGAGTTCGAGCCGACCGACGAACGAGTTGCCTACCACGGCCACTGCAACCAGAAGGCGTTGGGCACCGCTGGCCACGCCACCGCGGTACTCGACCGGGCAGGCTACGACGTGGCGGCGCTCGACTCGGGGTGTTGTGGGATGGCCGGAAGCTTCGGCTACCACGACGAACACTACGACCTCTCCCAAGACATCGCCGACATCCTCCGGGAGCAGATTTCGGAAGCTGACGCCGACAGCGTGGTCGCTCCGGGTGGCTCCTGTCGCTCACAACTGTCCGAGCAGTCACCGACTCATCCCATCGAGAAACTCGCCGCGCTGGTTCGTTGA
- a CDS encoding CDGSH iron-sulfur domain-containing protein, with product MAREVTHTETGPVRLDESDIDDEYGDVAICLCGLSDERPFCDGSHRATEDEESEKLYKYEDGNSDTDARRREIEEIVYADE from the coding sequence ATGGCGCGCGAAGTCACGCACACCGAGACGGGACCAGTCAGGTTGGACGAGAGCGACATCGACGACGAGTACGGCGACGTCGCCATCTGTCTCTGCGGACTCTCGGACGAGCGTCCGTTCTGCGACGGGTCCCATCGCGCGACGGAGGACGAGGAGTCGGAGAAGTTGTACAAGTATGAGGACGGCAACAGCGACACCGACGCCAGACGCCGCGAAATCGAGGAGATCGTCTACGCCGACGAGTAG
- a CDS encoding threonine synthase encodes MTTLVCYACGATAPLGERKRCSCGEPLWVETDASDFSWPDGPLRGVWRYSDLLPVSATSGVAAAAGGTPLVRTPALDEFVGCRLYCKDESENPTGTFKDRGSAVGVAWAEANDREWVGTVSHGNMAISTAAHAAGAGLNALVLVPEDVPAPRLAAIGQYDPEILRVSGDYGRLYYETLATESPVEFVNSDTPLRVAGQKTTALEICEAFTRGAREARSELLGEQLAPDAIVLPTSSGGHASAAWKALRELREAGLLDAESVPRLYLVQAAACDPIATAFREGADEVSPVEGGETIAYSIANADPPSGTRALAAVRDTDGAVVSVPDDDIRLAKRRLATEAGFCVEAASATAFAGIRRLTDAGELAADDSVVAVVTGTGFRELDADSTATELVELADLSERLDAVTE; translated from the coding sequence ATGACGACGCTCGTCTGCTACGCCTGCGGTGCGACGGCCCCGCTCGGGGAGCGAAAGCGCTGTTCGTGTGGCGAACCGCTCTGGGTCGAGACCGACGCGAGCGACTTCTCGTGGCCAGATGGCCCCCTTCGAGGGGTTTGGCGCTACTCGGACCTCCTCCCTGTCTCCGCAACCTCCGGGGTCGCCGCGGCCGCGGGTGGAACGCCGCTCGTCAGAACGCCCGCGTTGGACGAGTTCGTCGGGTGTCGCCTCTACTGCAAGGACGAGAGCGAGAATCCGACGGGCACGTTCAAAGACCGCGGCAGCGCGGTCGGCGTCGCGTGGGCCGAAGCGAACGACCGCGAGTGGGTCGGCACGGTCTCGCACGGAAACATGGCCATCAGTACCGCGGCCCACGCCGCAGGCGCTGGCCTGAACGCCCTCGTGCTGGTGCCGGAGGACGTTCCTGCTCCGCGACTCGCCGCCATCGGGCAGTACGACCCCGAAATTCTGCGGGTGTCGGGCGACTACGGCCGTCTCTACTACGAGACGCTTGCCACGGAGTCGCCCGTCGAGTTCGTCAACTCCGACACGCCGCTCCGCGTCGCTGGCCAGAAGACCACGGCGCTGGAGATTTGCGAAGCGTTCACGCGCGGGGCGAGAGAGGCTCGTTCCGAGTTGCTCGGAGAGCAACTCGCGCCGGACGCTATCGTCCTCCCGACGAGCAGTGGCGGCCACGCTAGCGCCGCGTGGAAGGCACTGCGCGAACTCCGGGAGGCCGGTCTGCTCGACGCCGAGTCTGTCCCGCGACTGTATCTCGTGCAGGCCGCGGCCTGCGACCCCATCGCCACCGCGTTCCGCGAGGGAGCAGACGAAGTGAGTCCTGTGGAGGGTGGGGAGACAATCGCCTACTCCATCGCCAACGCCGACCCGCCGAGCGGCACCCGCGCGCTCGCGGCGGTCCGCGACACAGACGGTGCTGTCGTCTCTGTGCCGGACGACGACATCCGACTCGCCAAGCGACGACTCGCCACCGAAGCGGGCTTCTGCGTCGAAGCCGCCTCTGCGACCGCGTTCGCCGGAATTCGGCGACTCACCGACGCAGGAGAACTCGCCGCAGACGACTCGGTGGTCGCAGTGGTGACTGGCACTGGCTTCCGCGAACTCGACGCCGATAGCACAGCGACCGAACTGGTCGAACTGGCCGACCTGTCGGAGCGACTGGACGCGGTTACGGAGTGA
- a CDS encoding DUF192 domain-containing protein, whose amino-acid sequence MNSHAALALAALVLLSGCVGGFSLDGGASQSETTALDGTTAMDSDSDSTTTASSQSQTGNASGNVSAVFLAGENVSVSLEVANSPDERRTGLMHRRSLAEKHGMVFVYEDAAPRTFWMKNTYVALDMIFVAANGTVVNVEHATPQPNASESELARYHSEGDAKYVVELPRGFANRTGVEAGTRLVFNGTSPTTEANS is encoded by the coding sequence ATGAACTCGCACGCCGCCCTCGCGCTGGCCGCGCTGGTGCTACTGAGTGGGTGTGTCGGGGGATTCTCTCTCGACGGTGGGGCTTCCCAGTCCGAAACGACCGCTCTGGACGGGACGACCGCGATGGACTCGGACTCGGATTCGACGACCACCGCTTCGTCGCAGTCGCAGACGGGCAACGCCAGTGGCAACGTCTCGGCCGTCTTCCTCGCCGGAGAGAACGTCTCCGTCTCGCTCGAAGTCGCCAACTCGCCAGACGAGCGCCGGACGGGCTTGATGCACCGTCGCTCGCTCGCCGAGAAGCACGGGATGGTCTTCGTCTACGAGGACGCCGCGCCGCGGACGTTCTGGATGAAGAACACCTACGTGGCTCTCGACATGATATTCGTCGCCGCCAACGGCACCGTCGTGAACGTCGAGCACGCGACGCCGCAACCGAACGCCTCCGAGTCGGAACTGGCGCGCTACCACAGCGAGGGAGACGCCAAGTACGTCGTGGAACTGCCGCGAGGCTTCGCCAACCGAACTGGCGTCGAGGCTGGAACGCGCCTCGTGTTCAACGGTACCTCACCGACTACGGAAGCGAACTCGTAG
- a CDS encoding cation:proton antiporter regulatory subunit has translation MTVYETDVPGVGRKFEYELDGDDRLVVLIHHDGKREVFRRPSADADGTKLFELSDKQAREFGTILEGAYFQPVDLDSVDVPLGESIIEWTDLPETSSLVGQTLREAEVRQQTGVSVIAIQRGERTIANPQPEFELEGGDILVTLGTRDEQQALNELISA, from the coding sequence ATGACAGTCTACGAGACTGACGTGCCGGGCGTCGGTCGGAAGTTCGAGTACGAACTCGACGGCGACGACAGACTCGTCGTACTCATCCACCACGACGGCAAGCGCGAGGTGTTCCGACGCCCCTCGGCGGACGCCGACGGGACGAAACTGTTCGAACTCTCCGACAAACAGGCCCGCGAGTTCGGGACGATTCTGGAGGGTGCGTACTTCCAACCTGTAGACTTAGACAGCGTGGACGTGCCGCTCGGGGAGTCAATCATCGAGTGGACCGACCTCCCCGAGACGTCCTCGCTCGTCGGGCAGACGCTCCGGGAGGCGGAAGTCCGCCAGCAGACGGGCGTCTCGGTCATCGCGATCCAGCGCGGCGAGAGGACCATCGCCAATCCCCAACCGGAGTTCGAACTCGAAGGTGGCGACATTCTGGTGACGCTCGGCACCCGCGACGAACAACAGGCTCTCAACGAGTTGATATCTGCGTAG
- a CDS encoding oxidoreductase gives MPALEDPLEIGGVELPNRLYRAPLLECAGNGPDAVETLISELEPAAESGAGLICQGATIVREEGGCAAPGMTSVADPNFVAELSKLTNAIHDHDSRIFVQLEHGGLRSMETWHAEYREAHPDLSQLAVSEPPWPLQLLDKIRFLNYDPQVLGTDEVYELAADFGRSAAYCADAGYDGVHIAGANMGIVQQFLSPFYNRRDDEFADGVRFLEVVHDEIRERADDVPLMTKVPAETEAPPFVRRHLSTDDTVRICRRLQGIGYDAVVPVQASVFWDMSIVRGEFPGEAWRDERFREGYAAAFGSKWRAALVALANRVEAFEYDFEPGWNADLARRVRERVSIPVLLEGGIREREQIDFLLGSEASETPRTSGEGKSDGVASACDAVGMGRPFYAEPKLPARLLSVDGESGEVGVVCENCNNCTVPQVTGAHGVCRTPEVLAEKGQLEREGAYEQSETE, from the coding sequence GTGCCCGCGCTCGAAGATCCTCTCGAAATCGGCGGCGTCGAACTCCCCAATCGCCTCTACCGCGCGCCGTTACTCGAATGCGCGGGCAACGGTCCCGACGCCGTCGAGACGCTAATTTCGGAACTCGAACCCGCCGCCGAGTCCGGTGCAGGACTCATCTGTCAGGGTGCGACCATCGTCCGGGAGGAGGGTGGCTGTGCCGCGCCGGGGATGACCAGCGTCGCGGACCCCAACTTCGTCGCGGAGTTGTCGAAGCTGACCAACGCCATCCACGACCACGACAGCCGAATCTTCGTCCAACTCGAACACGGCGGCCTGCGGAGCATGGAGACGTGGCACGCGGAGTATCGCGAGGCGCATCCGGACCTCTCGCAGTTGGCGGTGTCCGAACCGCCGTGGCCCCTCCAACTACTCGACAAAATTAGATTCCTGAACTACGACCCACAGGTTCTCGGCACCGACGAGGTGTACGAACTCGCGGCGGACTTCGGTCGCTCGGCGGCCTACTGCGCGGACGCTGGCTACGACGGCGTCCACATCGCGGGGGCGAACATGGGCATCGTCCAGCAGTTCCTCTCGCCGTTCTACAATCGCCGGGACGATGAGTTCGCCGACGGCGTCCGCTTCCTGGAAGTCGTCCACGACGAGATTCGAGAGCGTGCTGACGACGTGCCGCTAATGACGAAGGTGCCCGCCGAAACCGAGGCCCCGCCGTTCGTCCGGCGACATCTGAGCACTGACGACACGGTCCGCATCTGCAGGCGATTACAAGGCATCGGCTACGACGCAGTGGTTCCGGTCCAAGCCTCCGTATTCTGGGACATGAGCATCGTCCGCGGGGAGTTCCCCGGCGAGGCGTGGCGCGACGAACGGTTCCGCGAAGGCTACGCCGCGGCCTTCGGAAGCAAGTGGCGGGCCGCGCTCGTCGCGCTCGCGAATCGAGTCGAGGCGTTCGAGTACGACTTCGAACCGGGGTGGAACGCAGACTTGGCGCGCCGGGTGCGCGAACGCGTCTCGATTCCGGTACTGCTGGAGGGCGGTATCAGGGAGCGCGAACAGATTGATTTCCTCTTGGGGAGCGAGGCGTCGGAGACGCCTCGAACGAGCGGCGAAGGAAAGAGCGACGGAGTCGCGAGTGCCTGCGACGCCGTCGGCATGGGCCGACCGTTCTACGCAGAGCCGAAACTCCCGGCGCGCCTCTTGAGTGTGGACGGGGAGAGTGGGGAAGTCGGAGTTGTCTGCGAGAACTGCAACAACTGCACGGTGCCGCAGGTGACTGGCGCACACGGGGTCTGTCGGACGCCCGAGGTACTGGCGGAGAAGGGACAGTTAGAGCGAGAAGGCGCGTACGAGCAGTCCGAGACGGAGTAG
- a CDS encoding DUF7521 family protein, whose translation MQPMEAAYVVLSIALVVVGLALVGLAMRAYQQTERRSMLLLTVGFSFVVAAAVATTFSAFLTDFSQSRLLLTVNYAVTTLGYVFIVLSVRT comes from the coding sequence ATGCAACCGATGGAAGCCGCCTACGTCGTCCTCAGTATCGCGCTCGTAGTCGTCGGTCTGGCCCTCGTCGGACTGGCGATGCGCGCATACCAGCAGACCGAACGCCGGTCGATGCTGTTGCTGACGGTCGGGTTCTCTTTCGTCGTCGCGGCGGCCGTCGCAACGACCTTCAGCGCGTTCCTCACCGACTTCTCCCAGAGTCGCCTGCTGTTGACTGTCAACTACGCGGTGACGACCCTCGGATACGTCTTCATCGTCCTCAGCGTCCGCACCTAG
- a CDS encoding minichromosome maintenance protein MCM — translation MSVRNGDLAEKWYEYVYREQSDSVSRFVEQFPDERALSVSCNRFGHDYQFVRPLLTNPDAVLQAGRAALRRFTSQSSDELDSVYLRISDLPAQSEVSFEELRADHLNELHTFSGAVVATEPVRPKVVTAAFRCAKCERVTRRDAQPGRTFRDHAKCPRCSSVGYLSFAPEDSDYVDAQLVELRDSDEQMQSDTDAVPVLLEHDLAGSVSVGETVRLAGIPRANRAAESTVADFWVESVSMENLTATNQ, via the coding sequence ATGTCCGTCCGCAACGGCGACCTAGCGGAAAAGTGGTACGAGTACGTGTACCGCGAGCAGTCCGACAGCGTCAGTCGGTTCGTCGAACAGTTTCCCGACGAGCGTGCGCTGTCGGTCAGTTGCAACCGGTTCGGACACGACTACCAGTTCGTCCGGCCCCTTCTCACGAACCCAGACGCGGTCCTGCAAGCGGGACGCGCCGCTCTGCGTCGGTTCACGTCGCAGTCGAGCGACGAACTCGACTCGGTCTACCTCCGAATCTCGGACCTGCCTGCCCAGAGCGAAGTCTCGTTCGAGGAACTGCGAGCGGACCACCTGAACGAACTGCACACGTTCAGCGGGGCCGTCGTCGCGACGGAACCGGTTCGGCCGAAAGTCGTGACCGCAGCGTTCCGGTGTGCGAAGTGCGAGCGCGTCACCCGAAGAGACGCCCAACCCGGCCGGACGTTCCGAGACCACGCGAAGTGTCCGCGCTGTAGTTCGGTCGGCTACCTCTCGTTCGCGCCCGAAGACAGCGACTACGTGGACGCTCAACTGGTCGAGTTGCGCGACAGTGACGAGCAGATGCAATCGGACACCGACGCGGTGCCCGTCCTCCTCGAACACGACTTAGCGGGAAGCGTCTCCGTCGGGGAAACCGTCCGACTCGCGGGCATTCCGCGGGCGAACCGCGCGGCGGAATCGACGGTCGCCGACTTCTGGGTCGAATCGGTGAGTATGGAGAACTTAACCGCCACGAATCAGTAA